The genomic interval AACATGGAGAATACCCTTCCCAGTGCAGCCGGGTCAATTTTACTTTGAATGATGGCTGTAAAACAGGCATTGTATACCGATGCGGCGATTCCCGAAAGTGCAGTCAGCACCACGAAAATCCAGAAAGCCCATGAAGGCAACAGTCCTGAAGCAGAAAAAGCCAAGCCCAAGATAATGTAGGTCCAGTTAATCATTGTCACATTATTGCTTTTCAGGTTCAGTGCCCCCAGCACTGCTCCGCCGAGCAACATTCCTACACCCCAAATGGCTTCCACGATGCTCATCTGAAAGGCATTGCCTTCAAAATGATTTAGCGTCAGGAGAGGGAATAGCACAGCCACCGGCATGATGCAGAAAGTCACCAAAATCGAAAAGAGAAAGAGCAGTGCCAGTCCCCGATGTGACGTAACTGTCTGCACGCCGGCTTTGATTTCTCTAATTACCTGCTTTAATCCTTTATCGCTTTGTTCTGATTTCTCCGGATTGGGGATTTTTACAAATAACAGTGAAACAATGGCAAACAAAGCACCTGCAATATCGATCAGCATCACATAGCCGATATCCATCAAACCGATAGCCAAAGCACCCAGCGCCGGTCCGGCGATATTGGAAGCCGACTGGATGACCTGGTTGATCCCAGCCACGCGCAGCAGTTCGGATTTCGGAGCCAGCATCGGTATAGACGCTTGCATAGCTGGCATATGAAAGGCCGATCCAACGGAACGAAGAGCCAATAGAATATAGATATACCAGAACTCAACCGTGCCATAATGAAAGAGTGCAGCAATCATCAATGTGCAAATTGCTATAAATGCATCGGCGAAAATCATGGTTTTTTTCCGGTCCCAGCGGTCGATGTATACACCGGCAAATAAACCGATAATGGATTGCGGCAGTAAGCCAGCAATAGCAGCATAGGCCAATACTTCGGCAGAACCGGTTTCAATGCTTAACCAGATGATGATAGCAAAGTTAACCAGTGAACTGCTCATGAGCGACATAAACTGTCCAGCCCAGATAATGCCAAAGGTTTTTTTCCAATTTTGTTCTTTAACGGACATAAAAAGTTTGGGATAGTTTAGAATTTAAAGAGTAGTCTTCTAATGAGCTCTGAAAATCCTAATAAATTAAAATAATTACTTAACGTATAAAAATGGGATTTAGCCACAGCTGGCTAAAAATAGAGATTACAGAAATATTCTGTAATTTAGGCACGATCCCGGTACTGCCGGGCTGAACTTTGGATGATTGCTATATCTATCATGATTCCTATGGAGTTTTATAGGGTTCGCTTGCAAAGGTAGAAAAATTACAATTTTTTTCAAAAGAACTATAAAACTTATCACAAAAAGATTTCCGATCTTCGCGGAAAAGGTTTTCCGATCGTCAAACGGCGTCTATATG from Pedobacter indicus carries:
- a CDS encoding MFS transporter, whose amino-acid sequence is MSVKEQNWKKTFGIIWAGQFMSLMSSSLVNFAIIIWLSIETGSAEVLAYAAIAGLLPQSIIGLFAGVYIDRWDRKKTMIFADAFIAICTLMIAALFHYGTVEFWYIYILLALRSVGSAFHMPAMQASIPMLAPKSELLRVAGINQVIQSASNIAGPALGALAIGLMDIGYVMLIDIAGALFAIVSLLFVKIPNPEKSEQSDKGLKQVIREIKAGVQTVTSHRGLALLFLFSILVTFCIMPVAVLFPLLTLNHFEGNAFQMSIVEAIWGVGMLLGGAVLGALNLKSNNVTMINWTYIILGLAFSASGLLPSWAFWIFVVLTALSGIAASVYNACFTAIIQSKIDPAALGRVFSMFFSLSILPSLVGLMGTGFLADNIGINNTFLILGLVIIVIGIIAFLTPEMTRLGVNANEKPLITEEDIIQEE